A region of Onychomys torridus chromosome 10, mOncTor1.1, whole genome shotgun sequence DNA encodes the following proteins:
- the Fgfr3 gene encoding fibroblast growth factor receptor 3 isoform X2, giving the protein MVVSACVLAFCFAVVAGATSEPPGPEQRVVRRTAEVPGPEPSQQEQVAFGSGDTVELSCHPPGGAPLGPTVWAKDGTGLVASHRILVGPQRLQVLNASHEDAGVYSCQQRLTQRVLCHFSVRVTDAPSSGDDEDEEDVAEDTGAPYWTRPERMDKKLLAVPAANTVRFRCPAAGNPTPSISWLKNGKGFQGEHRIGGIKLRHQQWSLVMESVVPSDRGNYTCVVENKFGSIRQTYTLDVLERSPHRPILQAGLPANQTAVLGSDVEFHCKVYSDAQPHIQWLKHVEVNGSKVGPDGTPYVTVLKTAGANTTDQELEVLSLHNVTFEDAGEYTCLAGNSIGFSHHSAWLVVLPAEEELMEADEAGSVYAGILSYGVGFFLFILVVAAVTLCRLRSPPKKGLGSPTVHKVSRFPLKRQQVSLESNSSMNSNTPLVRIARLSSGEGPVLANVSELELPADPKWELSRTRLTLGKPLGEGCFGQVVMAEAIGIDKDRTAKPVTVAVKMLKDDATDKDLSDLVSEMEMMKMIGKHKNIINLLGACTQGGPLYVLVEYAAKGNLREFLRARRPPGMDYSFDTCRLPEEQLTCKDLVSCAYQVARGMEYLASQKCIHRDLAARNVLVTEDNVMKIADFGLARDVHNLDYYKKTTNGRLPVKWMAPEALFDRVYTHQSDVWSFGVLLWEIFTLGGSPYPGIPVEELFKLLKEGHRMDKPANCTHDLYMIMRECWHAVPSQRPTFKQLVEDLDRILTVTSTDEYLDLSVPFEQYSPGGQDTPSSSSSGDDSVFTHDLLPPGPPSNGGPRT; this is encoded by the exons ATGGTAGTCTCGGCCTGCGTGCTAGCGTTCTGCTTTGCGGTCGTGGCCGGAGCTACCTCTGAGCCACCTGGCCCAGAGCAGCGAGTTGTGCGGAGAACAGCAG AGGTTCCGGGGCCTGAGCCTAGCCAGCAGGAGCAGGTGGCCTTTGGTAGTGGGGACACCGTGGAGCTAAGCTGCCATCCACCCGGAGGTGCCCCCCTaggtcccactgtctgggctAAGGATGGCACAGGACTGGTGGCCTCCCACCGCATTCTAGTGGGTCCCCAGAGGCTCCAAGTACTGAATGCCTCCCACGAGGACGCGGGCGTCTACAGCTGCCAGCAGCGGCTCACTCAGCGTGTGCTGTGCCACTTCAGTGTGCGTGTGACAG ATGCTCCATCCTCGGGAGATGACGAAGATGAGGAGGATGTGGCTGAAGACACAG GGGCTCCTTATTGGACTCGGCCAGAGCGTATGGATAAGAAACTGTTGGCTGTGCCAGCTGCAAACACTGTACGCTTCCGCTGCCCAGCTGCTGGCAACCCTACCCCCTCCATCTCCTGGCTGAAAAATGGCAAGGGATTCCAAGGGGAGCATCGCATAGGGGGCATCAAG CTTCGGCACCAGCAGTGGAGCCTGGTCATGGAGAGTGTGGTGCCCTCTGATCGTGGCAACTATACCTGCGTGGTGGAGAACAAGTTTGGCAGCATCCGGCAGACCTATACCTTAGATGTGCTGG AGCGTTCCCCGCACCGGCCCATCTTGCAGGCTGGGCTGCCAGCCAACCAGACAGCCGTGCTGGGCAGTGACGTGGAGTTCCACTGCAAGGTGTACAGCGATGCACAGCCACACATCCAGTGGCTGAAGCACGTGGAAGTGAATGGCAGCAAGGTGGGCCCTGATGGCACACCGTACGTCACTGTACTCAAG ACTGCAGGCGCTAACACCACCGACCAGGAGCTAGAGGTTCTGTCCTTGCACAATGTCACCTTTGAGGATGCGGGAGAGTACACCTGCCTGGCGGGCAATTCTATTGGGTTTTCCCATCACTCTGCGTGGCTGGTGGTGCTGCCAG CTGAGGAGGAGCTGATGGAAGCTGATGAGGCTGGCAGCGTGTATGCAGGCATCCTCAGCTATGGGGTgggcttcttcctcttcatcctggtGGTGGCAGCCGTGACACTTTGCCGCCTTCGCAGTCCCCCAAAGAAGGGCCTGGGCTCACCCACCGTGCACAAGGTCTCTCGCTTCCCGCTTAAGCGACAG CAGGTATCCTTGGAGTCTAACTCCTCGATGAACTCCAACACACCCCTGGTCCGCATTGCCCGGCTGTCCTCAGGAGAAGGTCCTGTTCTGGCCAATGTTTCTGAACTCGAGCTGCCTGCTGACCCCAAGTGGGAGCTATCCAGGACCCG GCTGACACTCGGTAAGCCTCTTGGAGAAGGCTGCTTCGGCCAGGTTGTCATGGCAGAAGCTATTGGCATTGACAAGGACCGCACTGCCAAGCCTGTCACTGTGGCTGTGAAGATGCTGAAAG ATGATGCCACTGACAAGGACCTGTCGGACCTGGTGTCTGAGATGGAGATGATGAAAATGATTGGCAAGCACAAGAACATCATCAACCTGCTGGGGGCCTGCACACAGGGTG GGCCCCTGTATGTGCTGGTGGAGTATGCAGCCAAGGGCAACCTACGAGAGTTCCTGCGGGCACGGCGGCCTCCAGGCATGGACTACTCCTTCGATACCTGCAGGCTGCCAGAAGAACAGCTTACTTGCAAGGATCTAGTGTCTTGTGCCTACCAGGTGGCACGGGGCATGGAATACCTGGCTTCCCAGAAG TGCATTCACAGAGACTTGGCTGCCCGGAACGTACTGGTGACTGAGGACAATGTGATGAAGATTGCAGACTTTGGCCTGGCCCGTGACGTGCACAATCTAGACTACTACAAGAAGACCACAAAT GGTCGACTACCTGTGAAGTGGATGGCACCAGAGGCCCTGTTTGACCGAGTCTACACCCACCAGAGTGATGT CTGGTCCTTTGGGGTCCTTCTCTGGGAGATCTTTACACTGGGGGGCTCACCGTATCCTGGCATCCCAGTGGAAGAGCTTTTCAAGCTATTGAAAGAGGGCCACCGCATGGACAAGCCAGCCAACTGCACACATGACCT GTACATGATCATGCGGGAATGTTGGCACGCAGTGCCTTCACAGAGGCCCACCTTCAAGCAGCTGGTAGAGGATTTAGACCGCATCCTTACTGTGACATCAACAGAT GAATATCTGGACCTATCAGTGCCTTTTGAGCAGTACTCGCCAGGTGGCCAGGACACTCCTAGCTCCAGCTCCTCGGGGGATGACTCTGTGTTCACCCATGACTTGCTGCCCCCAGGTCCACCCAGTAATGGGGGACCTCGGACATGA
- the Fgfr3 gene encoding fibroblast growth factor receptor 3 isoform X1: MVVSACVLAFCFAVVAGATSEPPGPEQRVVRRTAEVPGPEPSQQEQVAFGSGDTVELSCHPPGGAPLGPTVWAKDGTGLVASHRILVGPQRLQVLNASHEDAGVYSCQQRLTQRVLCHFSVRVTDAPSSGDDEDEEDVAEDTGAPYWTRPERMDKKLLAVPAANTVRFRCPAAGNPTPSISWLKNGKGFQGEHRIGGIKLRHQQWSLVMESVVPSDRGNYTCVVENKFGSIRQTYTLDVLERSPHRPILQAGLPANQTAVLGSDVEFHCKVYSDAQPHIQWLKHVEVNGSKVGPDGTPYVTVLKTAGANTTDQELEVLSLHNVTFEDAGEYTCLAGNSIGFSHHSAWLVVLPAEEELMEADEAGSVYAGILSYGVGFFLFILVVAAVTLCRLRSPPKKGLGSPTVHKVSRFPLKRQVTVSLESNSSMNSNTPLVRIARLSSGEGPVLANVSELELPADPKWELSRTRLTLGKPLGEGCFGQVVMAEAIGIDKDRTAKPVTVAVKMLKDDATDKDLSDLVSEMEMMKMIGKHKNIINLLGACTQGGPLYVLVEYAAKGNLREFLRARRPPGMDYSFDTCRLPEEQLTCKDLVSCAYQVARGMEYLASQKCIHRDLAARNVLVTEDNVMKIADFGLARDVHNLDYYKKTTNGRLPVKWMAPEALFDRVYTHQSDVWSFGVLLWEIFTLGGSPYPGIPVEELFKLLKEGHRMDKPANCTHDLYMIMRECWHAVPSQRPTFKQLVEDLDRILTVTSTDEYLDLSVPFEQYSPGGQDTPSSSSSGDDSVFTHDLLPPGPPSNGGPRT; encoded by the exons ATGGTAGTCTCGGCCTGCGTGCTAGCGTTCTGCTTTGCGGTCGTGGCCGGAGCTACCTCTGAGCCACCTGGCCCAGAGCAGCGAGTTGTGCGGAGAACAGCAG AGGTTCCGGGGCCTGAGCCTAGCCAGCAGGAGCAGGTGGCCTTTGGTAGTGGGGACACCGTGGAGCTAAGCTGCCATCCACCCGGAGGTGCCCCCCTaggtcccactgtctgggctAAGGATGGCACAGGACTGGTGGCCTCCCACCGCATTCTAGTGGGTCCCCAGAGGCTCCAAGTACTGAATGCCTCCCACGAGGACGCGGGCGTCTACAGCTGCCAGCAGCGGCTCACTCAGCGTGTGCTGTGCCACTTCAGTGTGCGTGTGACAG ATGCTCCATCCTCGGGAGATGACGAAGATGAGGAGGATGTGGCTGAAGACACAG GGGCTCCTTATTGGACTCGGCCAGAGCGTATGGATAAGAAACTGTTGGCTGTGCCAGCTGCAAACACTGTACGCTTCCGCTGCCCAGCTGCTGGCAACCCTACCCCCTCCATCTCCTGGCTGAAAAATGGCAAGGGATTCCAAGGGGAGCATCGCATAGGGGGCATCAAG CTTCGGCACCAGCAGTGGAGCCTGGTCATGGAGAGTGTGGTGCCCTCTGATCGTGGCAACTATACCTGCGTGGTGGAGAACAAGTTTGGCAGCATCCGGCAGACCTATACCTTAGATGTGCTGG AGCGTTCCCCGCACCGGCCCATCTTGCAGGCTGGGCTGCCAGCCAACCAGACAGCCGTGCTGGGCAGTGACGTGGAGTTCCACTGCAAGGTGTACAGCGATGCACAGCCACACATCCAGTGGCTGAAGCACGTGGAAGTGAATGGCAGCAAGGTGGGCCCTGATGGCACACCGTACGTCACTGTACTCAAG ACTGCAGGCGCTAACACCACCGACCAGGAGCTAGAGGTTCTGTCCTTGCACAATGTCACCTTTGAGGATGCGGGAGAGTACACCTGCCTGGCGGGCAATTCTATTGGGTTTTCCCATCACTCTGCGTGGCTGGTGGTGCTGCCAG CTGAGGAGGAGCTGATGGAAGCTGATGAGGCTGGCAGCGTGTATGCAGGCATCCTCAGCTATGGGGTgggcttcttcctcttcatcctggtGGTGGCAGCCGTGACACTTTGCCGCCTTCGCAGTCCCCCAAAGAAGGGCCTGGGCTCACCCACCGTGCACAAGGTCTCTCGCTTCCCGCTTAAGCGACAGGTAACA GTATCCTTGGAGTCTAACTCCTCGATGAACTCCAACACACCCCTGGTCCGCATTGCCCGGCTGTCCTCAGGAGAAGGTCCTGTTCTGGCCAATGTTTCTGAACTCGAGCTGCCTGCTGACCCCAAGTGGGAGCTATCCAGGACCCG GCTGACACTCGGTAAGCCTCTTGGAGAAGGCTGCTTCGGCCAGGTTGTCATGGCAGAAGCTATTGGCATTGACAAGGACCGCACTGCCAAGCCTGTCACTGTGGCTGTGAAGATGCTGAAAG ATGATGCCACTGACAAGGACCTGTCGGACCTGGTGTCTGAGATGGAGATGATGAAAATGATTGGCAAGCACAAGAACATCATCAACCTGCTGGGGGCCTGCACACAGGGTG GGCCCCTGTATGTGCTGGTGGAGTATGCAGCCAAGGGCAACCTACGAGAGTTCCTGCGGGCACGGCGGCCTCCAGGCATGGACTACTCCTTCGATACCTGCAGGCTGCCAGAAGAACAGCTTACTTGCAAGGATCTAGTGTCTTGTGCCTACCAGGTGGCACGGGGCATGGAATACCTGGCTTCCCAGAAG TGCATTCACAGAGACTTGGCTGCCCGGAACGTACTGGTGACTGAGGACAATGTGATGAAGATTGCAGACTTTGGCCTGGCCCGTGACGTGCACAATCTAGACTACTACAAGAAGACCACAAAT GGTCGACTACCTGTGAAGTGGATGGCACCAGAGGCCCTGTTTGACCGAGTCTACACCCACCAGAGTGATGT CTGGTCCTTTGGGGTCCTTCTCTGGGAGATCTTTACACTGGGGGGCTCACCGTATCCTGGCATCCCAGTGGAAGAGCTTTTCAAGCTATTGAAAGAGGGCCACCGCATGGACAAGCCAGCCAACTGCACACATGACCT GTACATGATCATGCGGGAATGTTGGCACGCAGTGCCTTCACAGAGGCCCACCTTCAAGCAGCTGGTAGAGGATTTAGACCGCATCCTTACTGTGACATCAACAGAT GAATATCTGGACCTATCAGTGCCTTTTGAGCAGTACTCGCCAGGTGGCCAGGACACTCCTAGCTCCAGCTCCTCGGGGGATGACTCTGTGTTCACCCATGACTTGCTGCCCCCAGGTCCACCCAGTAATGGGGGACCTCGGACATGA
- the Fgfr3 gene encoding fibroblast growth factor receptor 3 isoform X3 — protein MVVSACVLAFCFAVVAGATSEPPGPEQRVVRRTAEVPGPEPSQQEQVAFGSGDTVELSCHPPGGAPLGPTVWAKDGTGLVASHRILVGPQRLQVLNASHEDAGVYSCQQRLTQRVLCHFSVRVTDAPSSGDDEDEEDVAEDTGAPYWTRPERMDKKLLAVPAANTVRFRCPAAGNPTPSISWLKNGKGFQGEHRIGGIKLRHQQWSLVMESVVPSDRGNYTCVVENKFGSIRQTYTLDVLERSPHRPILQAGLPANQTAVLGSDVEFHCKVYSDAQPHIQWLKHVEVNGSKVGPDGTPYVTVLKTAGANTTDQELEVLSLHNVTFEDAGEYTCLAGNSIGFSHHSAWLVVLPAEEELMEADEAGSVYAGILSYGVGFFLFILVVAAVTLCRLRSPPKKGLGSPTVHKVSRFPLKRQVSLESNSSMNSNTPLVRIARLSSGEGPVLANVSELELPADPKWELSRTRLTLGKPLGEGCFGQVVMAEAIGIDKDRTAKPVTVAVKMLKDDATDKDLSDLVSEMEMMKMIGKHKNIINLLGACTQGGPLYVLVEYAAKGNLREFLRARRPPGMDYSFDTCRLPEEQLTCKDLVSCAYQVARGMEYLASQKCIHRDLAARNVLVTEDNVMKIADFGLARDVHNLDYYKKTTNGRLPVKWMAPEALFDRVYTHQSDVWSFGVLLWEIFTLGGSPYPGIPVEELFKLLKEGHRMDKPANCTHDLYMIMRECWHAVPSQRPTFKQLVEDLDRILTVTSTDEYLDLSVPFEQYSPGGQDTPSSSSSGDDSVFTHDLLPPGPPSNGGPRT, from the exons ATGGTAGTCTCGGCCTGCGTGCTAGCGTTCTGCTTTGCGGTCGTGGCCGGAGCTACCTCTGAGCCACCTGGCCCAGAGCAGCGAGTTGTGCGGAGAACAGCAG AGGTTCCGGGGCCTGAGCCTAGCCAGCAGGAGCAGGTGGCCTTTGGTAGTGGGGACACCGTGGAGCTAAGCTGCCATCCACCCGGAGGTGCCCCCCTaggtcccactgtctgggctAAGGATGGCACAGGACTGGTGGCCTCCCACCGCATTCTAGTGGGTCCCCAGAGGCTCCAAGTACTGAATGCCTCCCACGAGGACGCGGGCGTCTACAGCTGCCAGCAGCGGCTCACTCAGCGTGTGCTGTGCCACTTCAGTGTGCGTGTGACAG ATGCTCCATCCTCGGGAGATGACGAAGATGAGGAGGATGTGGCTGAAGACACAG GGGCTCCTTATTGGACTCGGCCAGAGCGTATGGATAAGAAACTGTTGGCTGTGCCAGCTGCAAACACTGTACGCTTCCGCTGCCCAGCTGCTGGCAACCCTACCCCCTCCATCTCCTGGCTGAAAAATGGCAAGGGATTCCAAGGGGAGCATCGCATAGGGGGCATCAAG CTTCGGCACCAGCAGTGGAGCCTGGTCATGGAGAGTGTGGTGCCCTCTGATCGTGGCAACTATACCTGCGTGGTGGAGAACAAGTTTGGCAGCATCCGGCAGACCTATACCTTAGATGTGCTGG AGCGTTCCCCGCACCGGCCCATCTTGCAGGCTGGGCTGCCAGCCAACCAGACAGCCGTGCTGGGCAGTGACGTGGAGTTCCACTGCAAGGTGTACAGCGATGCACAGCCACACATCCAGTGGCTGAAGCACGTGGAAGTGAATGGCAGCAAGGTGGGCCCTGATGGCACACCGTACGTCACTGTACTCAAG ACTGCAGGCGCTAACACCACCGACCAGGAGCTAGAGGTTCTGTCCTTGCACAATGTCACCTTTGAGGATGCGGGAGAGTACACCTGCCTGGCGGGCAATTCTATTGGGTTTTCCCATCACTCTGCGTGGCTGGTGGTGCTGCCAG CTGAGGAGGAGCTGATGGAAGCTGATGAGGCTGGCAGCGTGTATGCAGGCATCCTCAGCTATGGGGTgggcttcttcctcttcatcctggtGGTGGCAGCCGTGACACTTTGCCGCCTTCGCAGTCCCCCAAAGAAGGGCCTGGGCTCACCCACCGTGCACAAGGTCTCTCGCTTCCCGCTTAAGCGACAG GTATCCTTGGAGTCTAACTCCTCGATGAACTCCAACACACCCCTGGTCCGCATTGCCCGGCTGTCCTCAGGAGAAGGTCCTGTTCTGGCCAATGTTTCTGAACTCGAGCTGCCTGCTGACCCCAAGTGGGAGCTATCCAGGACCCG GCTGACACTCGGTAAGCCTCTTGGAGAAGGCTGCTTCGGCCAGGTTGTCATGGCAGAAGCTATTGGCATTGACAAGGACCGCACTGCCAAGCCTGTCACTGTGGCTGTGAAGATGCTGAAAG ATGATGCCACTGACAAGGACCTGTCGGACCTGGTGTCTGAGATGGAGATGATGAAAATGATTGGCAAGCACAAGAACATCATCAACCTGCTGGGGGCCTGCACACAGGGTG GGCCCCTGTATGTGCTGGTGGAGTATGCAGCCAAGGGCAACCTACGAGAGTTCCTGCGGGCACGGCGGCCTCCAGGCATGGACTACTCCTTCGATACCTGCAGGCTGCCAGAAGAACAGCTTACTTGCAAGGATCTAGTGTCTTGTGCCTACCAGGTGGCACGGGGCATGGAATACCTGGCTTCCCAGAAG TGCATTCACAGAGACTTGGCTGCCCGGAACGTACTGGTGACTGAGGACAATGTGATGAAGATTGCAGACTTTGGCCTGGCCCGTGACGTGCACAATCTAGACTACTACAAGAAGACCACAAAT GGTCGACTACCTGTGAAGTGGATGGCACCAGAGGCCCTGTTTGACCGAGTCTACACCCACCAGAGTGATGT CTGGTCCTTTGGGGTCCTTCTCTGGGAGATCTTTACACTGGGGGGCTCACCGTATCCTGGCATCCCAGTGGAAGAGCTTTTCAAGCTATTGAAAGAGGGCCACCGCATGGACAAGCCAGCCAACTGCACACATGACCT GTACATGATCATGCGGGAATGTTGGCACGCAGTGCCTTCACAGAGGCCCACCTTCAAGCAGCTGGTAGAGGATTTAGACCGCATCCTTACTGTGACATCAACAGAT GAATATCTGGACCTATCAGTGCCTTTTGAGCAGTACTCGCCAGGTGGCCAGGACACTCCTAGCTCCAGCTCCTCGGGGGATGACTCTGTGTTCACCCATGACTTGCTGCCCCCAGGTCCACCCAGTAATGGGGGACCTCGGACATGA
- the Fgfr3 gene encoding fibroblast growth factor receptor 3 isoform X6, whose product MVVSACVLAFCFAVVAGATSEPPGPEQRVVRRTAEVPGPEPSQQEQVAFGSGDTVELSCHPPGGAPLGPTVWAKDGTGLVASHRILVGPQRLQVLNASHEDAGVYSCQQRLTQRVLCHFSVRVTDAPSSGDDEDEEDVAEDTGAPYWTRPERMDKKLLAVPAANTVRFRCPAAGNPTPSISWLKNGKGFQGEHRIGGIKLRHQQWSLVMESVVPSDRGNYTCVVENKFGSIRQTYTLDVLERSPHRPILQAGLPANQTAVLGSDVEFHCKVYSDAQPHIQWLKHVEVNGSKVGPDGTPYVTVLKSWISENVEADARLRLANVSERDGGEYLCRATNFIGVAEKAFWLRVHRPQAAEEELMEADEAGSVYAGILSYGVGFFLFILVVAAVTLCRLRSPPKKGLGSPTVHKVSRFPLKRQVSLESNSSMNSNTPLVRIARLSSGEGPVLANVSELELPADPKWELSRTRLTLGKPLGEGCFGQVVMAEAIGIDKDRTAKPVTVAVKMLKDDATDKDLSDLVSEMEMMKMIGKHKNIINLLGACTQGGPLYVLVEYAAKGNLREFLRARRPPGMDYSFDTCRLPEEQLTCKDLVSCAYQVARGMEYLASQKCIHRDLAARNVLVTEDNVMKIADFGLARDVHNLDYYKKTTNGRLPVKWMAPEALFDRVYTHQSDVWSFGVLLWEIFTLGGSPYPGIPVEELFKLLKEGHRMDKPANCTHDLYMIMRECWHAVPSQRPTFKQLVEDLDRILTVTSTDEYLDLSVPFEQYSPGGQDTPSSSSSGDDSVFTHDLLPPGPPSNGGPRT is encoded by the exons ATGGTAGTCTCGGCCTGCGTGCTAGCGTTCTGCTTTGCGGTCGTGGCCGGAGCTACCTCTGAGCCACCTGGCCCAGAGCAGCGAGTTGTGCGGAGAACAGCAG AGGTTCCGGGGCCTGAGCCTAGCCAGCAGGAGCAGGTGGCCTTTGGTAGTGGGGACACCGTGGAGCTAAGCTGCCATCCACCCGGAGGTGCCCCCCTaggtcccactgtctgggctAAGGATGGCACAGGACTGGTGGCCTCCCACCGCATTCTAGTGGGTCCCCAGAGGCTCCAAGTACTGAATGCCTCCCACGAGGACGCGGGCGTCTACAGCTGCCAGCAGCGGCTCACTCAGCGTGTGCTGTGCCACTTCAGTGTGCGTGTGACAG ATGCTCCATCCTCGGGAGATGACGAAGATGAGGAGGATGTGGCTGAAGACACAG GGGCTCCTTATTGGACTCGGCCAGAGCGTATGGATAAGAAACTGTTGGCTGTGCCAGCTGCAAACACTGTACGCTTCCGCTGCCCAGCTGCTGGCAACCCTACCCCCTCCATCTCCTGGCTGAAAAATGGCAAGGGATTCCAAGGGGAGCATCGCATAGGGGGCATCAAG CTTCGGCACCAGCAGTGGAGCCTGGTCATGGAGAGTGTGGTGCCCTCTGATCGTGGCAACTATACCTGCGTGGTGGAGAACAAGTTTGGCAGCATCCGGCAGACCTATACCTTAGATGTGCTGG AGCGTTCCCCGCACCGGCCCATCTTGCAGGCTGGGCTGCCAGCCAACCAGACAGCCGTGCTGGGCAGTGACGTGGAGTTCCACTGCAAGGTGTACAGCGATGCACAGCCACACATCCAGTGGCTGAAGCACGTGGAAGTGAATGGCAGCAAGGTGGGCCCTGATGGCACACCGTACGTCACTGTACTCAAG TCCTGGATCAGTGAGAATGTGGAGGCGGACGCACGCCTCCGCCTGGCCAATGTGTCGGAGCGGGACGGGGGCGAGTACCTCTGTCGAGCCACCAATTTCATAGGCGTGGCTGAGAAGGCCTTTTGGCTGCGTGTTCACAGGCCCCAAGCAG CTGAGGAGGAGCTGATGGAAGCTGATGAGGCTGGCAGCGTGTATGCAGGCATCCTCAGCTATGGGGTgggcttcttcctcttcatcctggtGGTGGCAGCCGTGACACTTTGCCGCCTTCGCAGTCCCCCAAAGAAGGGCCTGGGCTCACCCACCGTGCACAAGGTCTCTCGCTTCCCGCTTAAGCGACAG GTATCCTTGGAGTCTAACTCCTCGATGAACTCCAACACACCCCTGGTCCGCATTGCCCGGCTGTCCTCAGGAGAAGGTCCTGTTCTGGCCAATGTTTCTGAACTCGAGCTGCCTGCTGACCCCAAGTGGGAGCTATCCAGGACCCG GCTGACACTCGGTAAGCCTCTTGGAGAAGGCTGCTTCGGCCAGGTTGTCATGGCAGAAGCTATTGGCATTGACAAGGACCGCACTGCCAAGCCTGTCACTGTGGCTGTGAAGATGCTGAAAG ATGATGCCACTGACAAGGACCTGTCGGACCTGGTGTCTGAGATGGAGATGATGAAAATGATTGGCAAGCACAAGAACATCATCAACCTGCTGGGGGCCTGCACACAGGGTG GGCCCCTGTATGTGCTGGTGGAGTATGCAGCCAAGGGCAACCTACGAGAGTTCCTGCGGGCACGGCGGCCTCCAGGCATGGACTACTCCTTCGATACCTGCAGGCTGCCAGAAGAACAGCTTACTTGCAAGGATCTAGTGTCTTGTGCCTACCAGGTGGCACGGGGCATGGAATACCTGGCTTCCCAGAAG TGCATTCACAGAGACTTGGCTGCCCGGAACGTACTGGTGACTGAGGACAATGTGATGAAGATTGCAGACTTTGGCCTGGCCCGTGACGTGCACAATCTAGACTACTACAAGAAGACCACAAAT GGTCGACTACCTGTGAAGTGGATGGCACCAGAGGCCCTGTTTGACCGAGTCTACACCCACCAGAGTGATGT CTGGTCCTTTGGGGTCCTTCTCTGGGAGATCTTTACACTGGGGGGCTCACCGTATCCTGGCATCCCAGTGGAAGAGCTTTTCAAGCTATTGAAAGAGGGCCACCGCATGGACAAGCCAGCCAACTGCACACATGACCT GTACATGATCATGCGGGAATGTTGGCACGCAGTGCCTTCACAGAGGCCCACCTTCAAGCAGCTGGTAGAGGATTTAGACCGCATCCTTACTGTGACATCAACAGAT GAATATCTGGACCTATCAGTGCCTTTTGAGCAGTACTCGCCAGGTGGCCAGGACACTCCTAGCTCCAGCTCCTCGGGGGATGACTCTGTGTTCACCCATGACTTGCTGCCCCCAGGTCCACCCAGTAATGGGGGACCTCGGACATGA